CCGCCGCGGCTTCGACGACCCCTCTTCCCGCTCCCGCGAGACCTACGCCTTCGAATCCACCACCACCATTACCTGGCAAGTCGAAATCCCCACCGACGACGGCTGGACCGTCGCCGTCAGCGGCGTGTGGGAAAAGGAGTAGCCGCTGGACGAAGACGCCCGTCGTCAGAGGCGCAGCGGGGCGATCTCGCGGAGTTTGGGGAGTCGGAACCACAGGCCGAGCCACGCGATGACGCCGATGATCGGGGCGGCGAACCACGGCTCGCCGATCCGCAGACTCGCCGCAGTCGCCCCGCCCATGTACGCCGCCACGAGCACCCCGCCGACGACGGCCGTCTGCGGCACGAGGTAGAGCACCACGCACGCCGCCTCGATGATCGCGACCGTCAGCAGCAGGTCACTGCTCCAGCCCAGGCC
The DNA window shown above is from Planctomycetota bacterium and carries:
- a CDS encoding DoxX family protein: MNAASNAKPGRGAFRTGWVLTGLAAFALGASAIGKFVAPPEYVEQWEGLGWSSDLLLTVAIIEAACVVLYLVPQTAVVGGVLVAAYMGGATAASLRIGEPWFAAPIIGVIAWLGLWFRLPKLREIAPLRL